From Dermacentor albipictus isolate Rhodes 1998 colony chromosome 8, USDA_Dalb.pri_finalv2, whole genome shotgun sequence:
TAACAAATATAAATTCAGCTTTAATAAGAATCCAACTCAAGAGGCCGATTACGatatttttacagatggttcctCTAATGAACACGGAGCTGGATCAGCTTTCGTAGTTATAAAATCAGGAAAAATAATAGACACTAAGCAATACTCCTTACCAAATTACAGCAACAATTTCGAAGCAGAAGCAGTAGCTATTAAAAAAGCATTAGAATATATAACTCTCCAAAATAACTCAGCTAGCTATCAAATTTTAACCGATAGTCTATCTACATTACAGGGAATTAGCAACCCAGACAACTTAAATCCATATATATatcaaattaaagaaataatTAGAAAAGTAAACAAGAACCATAAAATATTATTAACGTTTATAAAAGGACATAGTGGAAATATTGGAAATGAATATGCAGACGACCTAGCTAAAAAAGCCATTCGATACGGAGAAGAAATAGATCTCCCCATATCCAAAAAGTTTATTAATAGTCAGTTatataaacaaatatatataaaatGGAATATTGTCTGGAATCAAGAACCTAACCTTTATAAAAGCTATATTAAGGAATGGATCAAAAATATTACGGAAATTCCAACCTTATTTTTGGCCAATTACAATAGTTCTCAATTCATGACAGGTCATGGCCGATTTCCACACTACCTGCAGAGGTTCggaattaggcaaaataagataTGTACCTGCGGAGAAGAAGCCGACTCTTTCGAACATTATTTAGAAAAATGTGAAATAACTAGAAAGTACCGCGATAAGTTAAAAATGAAATTTGGGCATGGATATAGTAAGAAAAAAGTCGAAATTCTAAGGGATGGGGAGACAATTGCGATTTTGGAGGAGATGGTGGAAGAAGTAAATtataaaatctaaaaaaaaaaactgtttagtTTGTCGAAAGTcattaaagaaataaataaataaaacagacaCCAcggatggagaaaaaaaaatcaagaaataaaCGACTAAAAGGCCTTACGTAGGCATTAGACCTTAGCCCAACAACAGTCCAAAAGGACTTATTCTCAGCTCAATATAAAACAACATCTCATCCCATCAAACTATCATATACCAGACCAATCCTCTGGCAGTTTCGAAAAACGAAATATTTACTGACACCTTCGGTAAGACGGTCAAGCTATCACCGAGGAATAAAATCAAACTTTTCCTCAACTCGGTACGACGGCTTGGCTACCACCGAACAATCCAACAAAAACGATACCTTGAAACGGTAAGACGGCCGCGGCCACCACCGAAGTAAAGGTATAAAACAGAAATCGAACACATTATAGGAAAagtacgggaaaaaaaaaaacccaaaaataTATCTGACGCAATCGGTATGACGATCAACACTAGCACCGAAGCAGATAAACATCAACTGCCCCATTCGGTATGACGGTGTTGGTTACCACCGAAGTCAGACGTTACCAACTGTTGAGTCCTCGAATGAAAGGGTATGACGGCTTCGGCTACCACCTGAGTAATGAGAGgctcacaggaaaaaaaaaatcatcctaTAAAAATATGTTGGACAATGTCAGAACTAACCCAGATACTCGAACTGCCTTTTTTCAAAGGTCTGTGATACTGATGGCAGGGATGTCAAACCCAGCCACAACTAACCTTTTcccgtagtttcaactccactccatGGTGTTAAAAGAACCAATTCAATCTCCTCCGGAATCTGATCTTCTCAATCCTTATAGAATCATAATACAGACTATAAAACTTTAACTATTAGGCCATTATAAATAACTGAGGAAATCAATAAGTAAGAAATAGGAAGAAACATAACACACTCATATGTTAGGGTGTATATAGGGTACGCGCATTTACATGCTTGAAGGTGTAAACATATATGTGTGATCGGTATGTgatatatatacagtatataaGTATCATGTAAAGGGATAGAAAAACGAACTAAACACTTTTAAAAAATGAAGACGAGCTGAAAAATTGATTACAGACTCGAATAAAGGAAAAGAGCGACAAGGAATAATATTTCTAAGACCTACAATCGTGTCATTTAGCTAAGCAGATAAACTAATCTGAACCTCTGTAGGCTGTGGaagccggtaaaaaaaaaaaaaaacattacattcCAGTCTGGAAAGAAGATACCAGAAGCAAGAAGACGAAGACATCGCCAACACAAGACAACAGAAGACAATCGGAAAGACAAGATaccagcaaggaaaaaaaaaaacattgtacgtCAAGAAAAGACAAGTCAAATAAATATTGTGTAAATATGCATgcaacatcaagaaaaagaagattattgTAAGTCAAGACAAACAATATTGCATCATGTACCGTATTTAAGAATAATAAATCCCGCAGCCGTCCGCTCCCTTGGCCGTGGTTCCCCTGGTGGTAGactcccccccatttttttttcttctctacaaAATTATTTGACAACGTCATTTTCATTTATGTTTCTAATTTGGCAGCCTGCAATACTtcggtgcagcaggcagggcttagtttcctattttaattattttactTTTACTAATTTTTACTGCCCAACACAACCCTTATGTCCTCTCCCACTAGGTCACATGTCGCCTTTTCAACGAAGTCCGACAACGaaggcacagggtccgcataaacagcttcgctgtaaaaagcattTCAGATAAAGCAAGCAACTGCTGACACGGGATTTATTGTAACTTTTTATGTCCCGCGAAAACCACTAGTTCTGGTTTGCGATGCTACCCAGTATGGGGTTGTAGCGATTTAATTTCGTGTGATCAACAAACAAAGGCCAATAGGGTATGCATAGCGCACTTCAAGCAATGCTGAGAACAGCTATGCGCATATCGAGAAGGAAGAGCTCGTGGTTGTGTTCGGAATAAAAGGAATTCATAAATACCTTTATGAGCGCGAGTTCACATTCTCTTCCGGTGACTTCCCGCTAGCTAGCCTTTTTTCGGCAAACAAACCC
This genomic window contains:
- the LOC139048850 gene encoding uncharacterized protein translates to MHNIINNGKEFLWNNKAFDRTKITHKIDKWETHPTNKYKFSFNKNPTQEADYDIFTDGSSNEHGAGSAFVVIKSGKIIDTKQYSLPNYSNNFEAEAVAIKKALEYITLQNNSASYQILTDSLSTLQGISNPDNLNPYIYQIKEIIRKVNKNHKILLTFIKGHSGNIGNEYADDLAKKAIRYGEEIDLPISKKFINSQLYKQIYIKWNIVWNQEPNLYKSYIKEWIKNITEIPTLFLANYNSSQFMTGHGRFPHYLQRFGIRQNKICTCGEEADSFEHYLEKCEITRKYRDKLKMKFGHGYSKKKVEILRDGETIAILEEMVEEVNYKI